The Pseudomonas parafulva genome includes a window with the following:
- a CDS encoding LysR substrate-binding domain-containing protein translates to MTRKLPPLYALRAFEATARLNSFTRAGEALSITQSAVSRHIRTLEDHFACRLFVRSGRSLQLTEAARVLLPGVREGFAALERACDTLRGEDEMLRMKAPSTLTMRWLLARLSRFRRLQPGNEVQLTSAWMDVDHVDFNQEPFDCAVLLGDGVFPAEWEVRKLFPELLVPVGAPGLLDDGPWTAARLASSELLHPTMDKRDWRVWLERLGLSSRVSLKGGQVFDTLELGMIAAARGYGVSIGDLMMVAEDVAQGRMSLPWPTAVPSGMDYYLVWPRTRPGGERLRRLSAFLQAEVNAMALPEVVILPAL, encoded by the coding sequence ATGACCCGCAAGCTACCGCCCCTTTATGCGTTGCGTGCATTCGAAGCTACGGCGAGGTTGAACTCATTCACCCGTGCTGGCGAAGCGTTGTCCATTACCCAAAGCGCGGTCAGCCGGCACATTCGCACGCTGGAGGATCACTTTGCCTGCCGACTGTTCGTGCGCAGTGGCCGCAGCCTGCAACTGACCGAAGCTGCACGGGTACTGCTACCGGGTGTGCGCGAAGGCTTTGCCGCGCTTGAGCGTGCTTGTGACACGTTGCGCGGTGAAGACGAGATGCTGCGCATGAAGGCGCCGTCCACCCTGACCATGCGTTGGTTGCTGGCCCGGCTGAGCCGCTTCCGTCGGCTGCAACCTGGCAATGAAGTGCAACTGACCAGTGCCTGGATGGACGTCGACCATGTGGACTTCAACCAGGAACCTTTCGATTGCGCGGTGCTGCTGGGCGATGGGGTGTTCCCGGCGGAGTGGGAGGTACGCAAGCTGTTCCCCGAACTGCTGGTGCCGGTGGGTGCACCAGGGCTGTTGGATGACGGGCCCTGGACCGCGGCGCGCCTTGCGAGTAGCGAACTGCTGCACCCTACAATGGACAAGCGTGACTGGCGGGTATGGCTGGAGCGCCTGGGCCTGAGTAGCAGGGTTTCGCTCAAGGGCGGGCAGGTGTTCGACACGTTGGAACTGGGCATGATTGCAGCGGCCCGAGGCTACGGTGTTTCAATTGGTGACCTGATGATGGTGGCCGAAGATGTGGCGCAGGGGCGCATGAGCCTGCCATGGCCGACAGCAGTCCCCAGCGGCATGGACTACTACCTGGTATGGCCGCGGACCCGGCCGGGCGGCGAGCGCCTGCGCCGCCTCAGTGCCTTCCTGCAAGCCGAGGTGAATGCCATGGCGCTACCCGAGGTGGTGATCCTGCCAGCCCTTTGA
- a CDS encoding methyl-accepting chemotaxis protein — MPLAEIREVTWSVGLRLAVGSVLAMLMAVAATLWLLRRKLRPLDDLVRQAQALGAGDLNARLNVTSHDEIGQLARSFNTMGEALSNMVEHIRSASEQVSTRAHSLSGLSAGACVGMDQQSGEITSMAGAVEEFSATSMNIADNMAGTERMARDNAQQTRVGRGAMDEASHSLKQIADALGDTATVVNSLGARSQEIGSIISVITAIAEQTNLLALNAAIEAARAGEQGRGFAVVADEVRGLAARTRQATDEISGMITSIQQQTGHAITTLEQSNQLMQDGLERNGKVAQALARIDEQSRAAGEQFAVISMATQEQSSTATVLSRNLQSIAQANGEQREVANELALTARELERLAAQLRQEVDRFR; from the coding sequence ATGCCCCTGGCGGAGATCCGCGAGGTAACCTGGAGCGTGGGGCTGCGCCTTGCCGTCGGCAGCGTGCTGGCCATGCTCATGGCCGTGGCTGCCACGCTCTGGTTGCTCAGGCGTAAGCTGCGCCCGCTGGATGATCTGGTACGGCAAGCACAAGCGCTCGGAGCGGGTGACCTGAACGCACGGCTGAACGTGACCAGCCACGATGAAATCGGACAGTTGGCGCGCAGCTTCAACACGATGGGTGAAGCCCTCTCGAACATGGTCGAGCACATCCGCAGTGCCTCCGAACAGGTCAGTACCCGCGCCCACTCGCTGTCAGGCCTGTCGGCTGGCGCCTGTGTGGGCATGGACCAGCAATCAGGCGAAATCACCAGCATGGCGGGCGCGGTGGAAGAGTTCAGCGCCACGTCCATGAACATCGCCGACAACATGGCTGGCACCGAGCGCATGGCCCGCGACAATGCGCAGCAGACCCGCGTGGGCCGCGGCGCCATGGACGAAGCATCGCACTCGCTCAAGCAGATTGCCGATGCCCTGGGTGACACAGCCACGGTCGTGAACAGCCTGGGTGCACGTTCGCAAGAGATCGGCAGCATCATAAGTGTCATCACCGCCATCGCTGAGCAGACCAATCTGTTGGCTTTGAATGCTGCCATCGAAGCGGCCCGTGCCGGTGAGCAGGGGCGTGGCTTTGCAGTGGTGGCTGACGAGGTGCGTGGGCTGGCAGCGCGAACCCGACAGGCCACCGATGAGATATCCGGCATGATCACCAGCATCCAGCAGCAGACCGGGCATGCCATCACCACGCTGGAGCAGAGTAACCAGCTGATGCAGGACGGCCTGGAGCGCAATGGCAAGGTCGCGCAGGCACTTGCCCGCATCGACGAACAAAGCCGTGCGGCGGGTGAGCAGTTTGCCGTGATCAGTATGGCGACCCAGGAGCAGAGCAGCACAGCGACCGTGCTGAGCCGCAATTTGCAGAGCATCGCCCAGGCCAACGGTGAGCAGCGCGAGGTGGCCAACGAGCTGGCATTAACAGCGCGGGAGCTGGAACGGTTGGCCGCGCAGTTGCGTCAGGAAGTGGACCGTTTCCGCTGA
- a CDS encoding NorM family multidrug efflux MATE transporter, producing MHVAPTHELKALLRLAGPLIASQLAHMLMVLTDTLMMARISPQALAGGGLGAAGYSFVSIFCLGVIAAVGTLVAFRRGANDIEGATRLAQSGLWLAWGLALFAALVLWNLEPVLLLFGQQPDNVASAAEFLTLLPLALPGYLTFMALRGFTSALGRSTPVMVISLVGTVLNYLLNVALIEGMFGLPKLGLMGIGLVTAVVSMGMAIALALYIRWHPAYAAYPLRKGLSRPSLPALGELWRLGLPIGGTYMVEVGLFAFAALCMGVLGSTELGAHQIALQIVSTAFMVPTGLSYAVTMRVGHYYGAGNLLAARSAGRVGIGFGAMLMFAFAALFWLLPDALVGLFIDRADPAFAAIFQLAVQLLMVAAWFELFDGVQTIAMGSIRGLKDAKTTFLIGLVCYWLIGAPSAWLFTFVFGGGALGVWWGLALGLACASVALTFGFEWRMRRLLRHAGTRAATATSA from the coding sequence ATGCACGTCGCACCTACCCACGAGCTCAAGGCATTACTGCGCTTGGCAGGCCCGCTGATCGCCTCGCAGCTGGCGCACATGCTCATGGTACTGACCGACACCCTGATGATGGCACGCATCAGCCCGCAGGCCTTGGCCGGTGGCGGGTTGGGCGCGGCGGGCTATTCGTTCGTGTCCATCTTCTGCCTGGGCGTCATCGCGGCGGTCGGCACCCTTGTAGCCTTCCGCCGAGGCGCCAATGACATCGAGGGCGCCACACGGCTGGCGCAAAGCGGCCTGTGGCTGGCCTGGGGCCTGGCCTTGTTCGCGGCGCTGGTGCTGTGGAACCTCGAACCTGTGCTGCTGCTTTTCGGGCAGCAGCCTGACAACGTCGCCTCGGCGGCCGAGTTTCTCACCCTGCTGCCGCTGGCGTTGCCGGGCTACCTGACCTTCATGGCCTTGCGTGGCTTCACTAGCGCCCTGGGCCGCTCTACGCCGGTGATGGTCATCAGCCTGGTAGGCACCGTACTCAACTACTTGCTGAACGTTGCGCTGATCGAAGGCATGTTCGGCCTGCCCAAGCTTGGTCTGATGGGCATCGGCCTGGTCACTGCGGTGGTCTCGATGGGCATGGCCATTGCCCTGGCGCTGTACATCCGCTGGCACCCGGCTTATGCCGCCTACCCGCTGCGCAAGGGCCTGTCGCGGCCATCGCTGCCAGCGTTGGGCGAGCTGTGGCGGCTGGGCCTGCCGATCGGCGGCACCTACATGGTGGAAGTAGGGCTGTTCGCTTTTGCGGCGCTGTGCATGGGCGTACTGGGCAGTACCGAGTTGGGCGCGCACCAAATCGCCCTGCAGATCGTGTCGACCGCCTTCATGGTGCCCACTGGCCTGTCCTATGCCGTGACCATGCGCGTAGGCCATTACTACGGTGCGGGCAACTTGCTCGCCGCGCGCAGCGCTGGCCGGGTGGGGATCGGCTTCGGGGCCATGCTGATGTTCGCCTTCGCTGCGCTGTTCTGGTTGCTGCCAGACGCATTGGTAGGGCTGTTTATCGACAGGGCCGACCCGGCATTTGCCGCCATCTTCCAGCTGGCGGTCCAGCTGCTGATGGTAGCCGCCTGGTTCGAGCTGTTCGATGGCGTGCAGACCATCGCCATGGGCTCTATTCGTGGACTGAAAGACGCCAAGACTACGTTCCTGATCGGGCTGGTGTGCTACTGGCTCATCGGGGCACCCAGCGCCTGGTTGTTCACTTTCGTCTTTGGCGGGGGCGCGCTGGGCGTCTGGTGGGGGCTGGCCTTGGGGCTGGCGTGCGCCTCGGTGGCGCTGACCTTCGGCTTCGAATGGCGGATGCGGCGGCTGTTGCGCCACGCCGGAACACGCGCCGCAACGGCCACATCTGCCTGA
- a CDS encoding VOC family protein — translation MPAHDFVSPDSIRAQFSAAMSLMYKQEVPLYGKLLALVSEINQQVMAEQPEVAQALRWTGELERLGHERHGAIRVGTAEELATIARLFAVMGMQPVGYYDLSSAGVPVHSTAFRAVHEQSLHVSPFRVFTSLLRLELIDNLQLREMAKDILAKRQIFTPRVLHLIEQRERDGGLNTADAQTFVQEALHTFRWHRDATVTAEQYQQLHDQHRLLADVVAFKGPHINHLTPRTLDIDAIQLGMPAKGITPKAVVEGPPPRRHPILLRQTSFKALQEKVVFCGQHGSEGSHTARFGEIEQRGAALTPKGRQLYDKLLDRTRVALGGAPAEANAAQYMAMLTDTFAAFPDDLVQMREQGLAYFRYFATEKGLAARGEQGRPTTLQGLIDADHVHFEALVYEDFLPVSAAGIFQSNLGDDARAEYGSNANRAAFEAALGLQVQDELALYAQSERRSLQACAQALNLISL, via the coding sequence ATGCCCGCCCATGATTTCGTCAGCCCCGACAGCATCCGTGCGCAGTTTTCTGCCGCCATGTCGCTCATGTACAAACAGGAAGTGCCGTTGTACGGCAAGCTGCTGGCGCTGGTGAGCGAAATCAACCAGCAGGTGATGGCCGAGCAACCAGAAGTGGCGCAGGCGCTGCGCTGGACAGGGGAACTCGAGCGGCTGGGCCATGAACGCCATGGTGCCATCCGCGTGGGTACGGCCGAGGAGCTGGCGACCATCGCGCGACTTTTTGCGGTCATGGGCATGCAGCCAGTGGGCTACTACGACCTCAGCAGTGCTGGGGTCCCGGTGCACTCCACCGCGTTCCGTGCCGTGCATGAGCAGTCGCTGCACGTCAGCCCGTTCCGTGTCTTCACCTCGCTGTTGCGCTTGGAGCTGATCGACAACCTGCAGTTGCGGGAAATGGCCAAGGATATCCTGGCCAAACGCCAGATCTTCACCCCTCGCGTACTCCATCTGATCGAGCAGCGCGAACGCGATGGCGGCTTGAATACCGCAGATGCCCAGACTTTCGTACAGGAAGCCCTGCACACCTTCCGCTGGCACCGCGACGCTACCGTCACCGCCGAGCAGTACCAGCAGCTGCACGACCAGCACCGCCTGCTTGCCGATGTTGTCGCGTTCAAGGGCCCGCACATCAATCACCTCACTCCGCGCACCCTGGACATTGATGCCATCCAGCTCGGTATGCCGGCCAAGGGCATCACGCCCAAGGCCGTGGTCGAAGGCCCCCCTCCCCGCCGCCACCCCATTCTACTGCGCCAGACCAGCTTCAAGGCCTTGCAGGAAAAGGTCGTATTCTGCGGTCAGCACGGTAGCGAAGGTAGCCACACCGCGCGCTTTGGGGAAATCGAGCAACGTGGCGCGGCGTTGACGCCGAAGGGGCGCCAGCTCTATGACAAGCTGCTCGACAGGACTCGCGTCGCATTGGGTGGTGCACCCGCCGAAGCCAATGCCGCACAGTACATGGCGATGCTCACAGACACCTTCGCCGCCTTCCCGGACGACCTGGTGCAGATGCGTGAGCAGGGCCTGGCGTATTTTCGCTACTTCGCGACCGAGAAAGGCTTGGCCGCGCGCGGTGAACAAGGCAGGCCAACTACCCTGCAGGGGCTAATCGACGCAGACCACGTGCATTTCGAGGCACTGGTGTACGAAGATTTCTTGCCGGTAAGCGCCGCAGGGATCTTCCAGTCCAACCTGGGCGACGATGCCCGGGCCGAGTACGGCAGCAACGCCAACCGCGCGGCCTTCGAAGCGGCGCTGGGGCTGCAGGTGCAGGATGAACTGGCGCTCTATGCGCAAAGCGAGCGCCGCTCGCTGCAGGCGTGCGCGCAGGCACTGAACCTGATATCGCTGTAA
- a CDS encoding putative bifunctional diguanylate cyclase/phosphodiesterase, whose protein sequence is MSAPVEPMRLLLLASEPEWAALLHACMPALKGAAVLLTAPDWDAVDSLFSRDRQAVVLTTPALQPAPGRCELPTILLLHSEPEAAPSGVSDWLVSDQVNVDSLRRCLRHVRERGVLVATLQRLAEQDPLTGIANRQGFQALLATRLADHDGRGVALGHLDLDNFRHVNDALGHQSGDRLILQVVLRLKHQLEAGDQLARLGSDEFALLIDTRRDPGRAEWMAERIVEALAEPYWVDGESLLLGCSLGLAHARAQSGADPLMWHAHIAMRQAKATQGCTFHVFNERINRHARSLADLESELRRALRRDELELHYQPRLNLADGRIVGLEALVRWRHAERGLLPPSEFVPLAEQSGLIVPLGYWVIARALRDMQALNTQGLAPLHMAVNLSFRQFQDSQLLATLSRLIAEYGVDAHWLEFELTETAVMRRNERVRQTMDALGRLGVRFSLDDFGTGFSSFVHLNSLPITLLKVDRSFVAKMDMREENRKLVHAMINLAHNLNLEVVAEGVESEAQLALLRGFGCNQVQGFLVSKPLPVDALIPFLLQSSHRQVGVAG, encoded by the coding sequence TTGTCCGCGCCTGTCGAACCTATGCGTTTGCTGCTGTTGGCCAGTGAGCCCGAGTGGGCGGCCTTGCTGCACGCGTGCATGCCTGCCTTGAAGGGCGCGGCCGTACTGCTCACGGCACCCGACTGGGATGCCGTCGACAGTCTGTTCAGCCGCGACCGGCAGGCCGTGGTGCTGACCACGCCAGCGTTGCAGCCAGCACCCGGTCGTTGTGAACTGCCGACCATCCTGCTGTTGCACAGCGAGCCAGAGGCGGCGCCCAGCGGCGTCAGCGACTGGCTAGTGAGCGACCAAGTCAATGTCGACAGCCTGCGTCGCTGCCTGCGCCACGTGCGCGAGCGAGGTGTACTGGTAGCCACCCTGCAACGCTTGGCCGAGCAAGACCCTTTGACCGGCATCGCCAACCGCCAGGGCTTCCAGGCCTTGCTGGCCACGCGCCTGGCCGACCATGACGGGCGCGGCGTCGCCCTAGGGCATCTGGACCTGGACAACTTTCGCCATGTCAATGACGCCCTGGGGCACCAGAGTGGGGATCGCCTTATCCTGCAGGTTGTACTACGTCTGAAGCATCAACTCGAAGCAGGCGACCAGCTGGCACGCCTGGGCAGTGACGAGTTCGCCTTGCTGATCGACACCCGCCGCGACCCAGGGCGTGCCGAGTGGATGGCCGAGCGCATCGTCGAGGCATTGGCCGAGCCCTACTGGGTCGATGGCGAAAGCCTGCTGCTCGGTTGCAGCCTGGGCCTGGCCCACGCCCGCGCCCAGAGTGGCGCCGACCCGCTGATGTGGCATGCGCACATCGCCATGCGTCAGGCCAAGGCCACCCAGGGCTGTACCTTCCATGTCTTCAACGAGCGCATCAATCGCCACGCACGCAGCCTGGCCGATCTCGAAAGCGAGCTGCGCCGGGCCTTGCGCCGTGACGAGCTGGAGCTTCACTATCAGCCGCGCTTGAACCTGGCTGATGGGCGGATCGTCGGTCTCGAAGCGCTGGTGCGCTGGCGCCACGCCGAACGGGGCTTGCTGCCGCCCAGTGAGTTCGTGCCATTGGCCGAGCAAAGCGGGCTGATCGTGCCGCTGGGTTACTGGGTCATCGCCCGTGCCCTGCGCGACATGCAGGCCCTGAACACACAGGGGCTTGCGCCGTTGCACATGGCGGTCAATCTCAGTTTCCGGCAGTTTCAGGACAGCCAGTTGCTGGCAACCTTGAGCCGGCTGATCGCCGAGTACGGTGTCGATGCCCACTGGCTGGAATTCGAGCTGACCGAAACGGCCGTGATGCGGCGCAATGAGCGGGTGCGGCAGACCATGGATGCACTGGGCCGCCTGGGCGTGCGCTTCTCGCTGGACGACTTTGGCACAGGGTTCTCTTCGTTCGTGCACCTCAACAGCCTGCCGATCACCTTGCTCAAGGTGGACCGCAGTTTCGTTGCGAAGATGGATATGCGCGAAGAGAACCGCAAGCTGGTGCATGCCATGATCAACCTGGCCCACAACCTCAACCTCGAAGTGGTGGCCGAGGGCGTCGAAAGCGAAGCGCAATTGGCCTTGCTGCGCGGGTTTGGCTGCAACCAGGTACAGGGTTTCCTGGTCAGCAAGCCCCTGCCGGTAGACGCGCTGATCCCGTTCCTGCTGCAGTCGTCACACCGCCAAGTGGGGGTTGCAGGCTAG
- the rep gene encoding DNA helicase Rep has protein sequence MSRLNPRQQEARDYVGGPLLVLAGAGSGKTSVITRKIAHLIQNCGIRAQYIVAMTFTNKAAREMKERVASLLRPGEGRGLTVCTFHNLGLNIIRKEHERLGYKPGFSIFDESDIKALLSDIMQKEYSGDDGIDEIKNMIGAWKNDLILPPEALEKARNPREQTAAVVYTHYQRTLKAFNAVDFDDLILQPVKLFQEHPEVLERWQNRVRYLLVDEYQDTNASQYLLVKMLIGMRNQFTVVGDDDQSIYAWRGARPENLMLLKEDYPSLKVVMLEQNYRSTSRILRCANVLIANNPHAFEKQLWSEMGVGDEIRVIRCKNEDAEAERVAMEILTLHLRTNRPYSDFAILYRGNYQAKLIELKLQHHQVPYRLSGGNSFFGRQEVKDLMAYLRLLVNPDDDNAYLRVINVPRREIGSTTLEKLGNYATGRGISMYAASEELGLGEHLDARYTERLQRFKHWLDGVRHKVALDDPIAALHEMIRDIDYENWIRQQTASDKAAEFRISNVWFLVEALKNTLEKDEEGDMTIEDAIGKLVLRDMLERQQEEEENADGVQMMTLHASKGLEFPYVFIMGMEEEILPHRSSIEADTIEEERRLAYVGITRARQTLAFTFAAKRKQYGEIIDCTPSRFLDELPPEDLSWEGLDDAPVEVKAARGNNALADIRAMLKR, from the coding sequence ATGTCCCGACTCAATCCCCGGCAGCAGGAAGCCCGTGACTATGTCGGCGGCCCTCTTTTGGTGCTCGCCGGTGCAGGTTCGGGCAAGACCAGCGTCATTACGCGCAAAATTGCCCACCTCATCCAGAACTGCGGTATTCGCGCCCAGTACATCGTGGCCATGACCTTCACCAACAAGGCCGCCCGCGAGATGAAGGAGCGGGTTGCCAGCCTGCTGCGTCCGGGCGAAGGCCGAGGGCTGACGGTCTGCACGTTCCACAACCTGGGCCTGAACATCATCCGCAAGGAGCACGAACGCCTGGGCTACAAGCCTGGTTTTTCGATCTTCGACGAGTCGGATATCAAAGCCCTACTGTCGGACATCATGCAGAAGGAGTACTCCGGCGACGACGGCATCGACGAAATCAAGAACATGATCGGTGCCTGGAAGAACGACCTGATCCTGCCTCCCGAGGCCCTGGAGAAAGCACGCAACCCGCGCGAGCAGACCGCTGCGGTCGTTTACACCCACTATCAGCGCACGCTCAAGGCGTTCAACGCCGTGGACTTCGACGACCTGATCCTGCAACCGGTCAAGTTGTTCCAGGAACACCCCGAGGTGCTCGAGCGCTGGCAGAATCGCGTGCGTTATCTGTTGGTGGACGAATACCAGGACACCAACGCCAGCCAGTATCTGCTGGTGAAGATGCTGATCGGCATGCGCAACCAGTTCACCGTGGTGGGCGACGACGACCAGTCGATCTATGCCTGGCGCGGCGCGCGCCCCGAGAACCTGATGCTGCTCAAGGAGGACTATCCCTCACTGAAAGTGGTTATGCTGGAGCAGAACTACCGTTCCACCAGCCGCATCCTGCGCTGCGCCAACGTGCTGATCGCCAACAACCCGCACGCGTTCGAGAAACAGCTGTGGAGCGAGATGGGCGTGGGCGATGAGATCCGGGTGATACGTTGCAAGAACGAGGATGCCGAGGCCGAGCGCGTGGCGATGGAAATCCTCACGCTGCACCTGCGTACCAACCGTCCCTACAGCGATTTCGCCATCCTGTACCGCGGCAACTACCAGGCCAAGCTGATCGAGCTGAAGTTGCAGCACCACCAGGTGCCTTACCGTCTTTCCGGCGGCAACAGCTTCTTTGGCCGTCAGGAAGTCAAGGACCTCATGGCCTACCTGCGCCTGCTGGTGAACCCTGACGACGACAACGCCTACCTACGTGTCATCAACGTGCCGCGCCGGGAAATCGGCTCGACCACCTTGGAAAAGCTCGGCAACTATGCCACCGGCCGGGGCATTTCGATGTATGCCGCCAGTGAGGAACTGGGCCTGGGCGAGCACCTGGATGCGCGCTACACCGAGCGCTTGCAGCGCTTCAAGCACTGGCTGGACGGTGTGCGCCACAAGGTGGCGCTGGACGACCCCATAGCCGCCCTGCATGAAATGATCCGCGACATCGACTACGAAAACTGGATCCGCCAGCAGACCGCCAGCGACAAGGCCGCGGAGTTTCGCATCAGCAATGTCTGGTTCCTGGTCGAAGCGCTGAAGAACACCCTCGAGAAGGACGAAGAGGGTGACATGACCATTGAGGACGCCATCGGCAAGTTGGTGCTGCGCGACATGCTCGAGCGCCAGCAGGAAGAGGAAGAAAACGCCGACGGTGTGCAGATGATGACCCTGCACGCGTCCAAGGGCCTGGAATTTCCCTACGTGTTCATCATGGGCATGGAGGAGGAGATCCTGCCTCACCGCTCCAGCATCGAGGCCGACACCATCGAGGAAGAGCGCCGCCTGGCTTATGTGGGTATTACCCGCGCACGCCAGACGCTGGCGTTCACGTTCGCCGCCAAACGCAAGCAATACGGGGAAATCATCGACTGCACGCCCAGTCGCTTCCTCGACGAACTGCCCCCCGAAGACCTGTCCTGGGAAGGGCTGGACGATGCACCGGTCGAGGTCAAGGCCGCACGCGGCAACAATGCCCTGGCCGACATCCGGGCGATGCTCAAACGCTGA
- a CDS encoding LysR family transcriptional regulator → MSKRLVPSMTALQCFEAAARHLSFTRAAEELHLTQSAVSKQVAQLEDLLRHHLFLRIRRRLQLTPAGSLYLAEVNKILTQVDMSSRYVLTYGEQTEILKVATQPSFGVRWLIPHLKGFGRRHSNIHLDIRNEMEPFSLLQGSADVVFFYGQGTWPGASCIELFGEEVVPVCSPELLAGRDLPSAEALTDLVLLQSTSRPEAWHEWFLEQGLQSVSAYHGPRFDTFYMALSAAQAGCGVALVPRYLVAKELAEGSLVVPWNHAMRSAGAHYLAYAEHAAEVPKVRALVDWIGEQLQA, encoded by the coding sequence ATGTCAAAACGTCTGGTGCCGTCCATGACCGCCCTGCAGTGCTTTGAAGCTGCAGCCCGCCACTTGAGCTTCACCCGAGCCGCCGAAGAGCTGCATTTGACCCAAAGTGCGGTCAGCAAGCAGGTGGCGCAGCTCGAAGACCTGTTGCGTCACCACCTTTTCCTGCGCATTCGCCGACGTTTACAGCTCACGCCAGCCGGCAGCCTCTATCTGGCCGAGGTGAACAAGATCCTCACGCAGGTCGATATGTCCAGCCGCTACGTGCTGACGTACGGGGAGCAGACCGAGATCCTGAAGGTCGCGACGCAGCCAAGCTTCGGCGTGCGCTGGCTGATCCCCCACCTCAAGGGCTTCGGCCGGCGGCACAGCAACATTCACTTGGACATCCGCAACGAAATGGAGCCCTTTTCACTGTTGCAGGGCTCGGCTGACGTCGTGTTCTTCTACGGCCAGGGCACCTGGCCGGGGGCCAGCTGCATCGAGCTGTTCGGTGAAGAAGTCGTGCCGGTGTGTTCGCCAGAGCTGCTGGCAGGCCGTGACCTGCCGAGTGCCGAGGCATTGACCGACCTGGTGTTGCTGCAAAGCACTTCACGGCCAGAAGCCTGGCACGAATGGTTCCTGGAGCAGGGCCTGCAAAGCGTCAGCGCGTACCACGGCCCGCGCTTCGACACGTTCTACATGGCCCTGAGCGCTGCCCAGGCCGGTTGCGGGGTGGCGCTGGTGCCGCGTTACCTGGTGGCGAAGGAGCTGGCCGAGGGCAGCCTGGTCGTGCCCTGGAATCATGCAATGCGCAGTGCCGGCGCGCACTACCTGGCGTATGCCGAACATGCCGCGGAAGTGCCCAAGGTGCGGGCGCTGGTGGATTGGATCGGTGAGCAGCTGCAGGCATGA
- the xpt gene encoding xanthine phosphoribosyltransferase, which translates to MEALHQKIREEGIVLSDQVLKVDAFLNHQIDPALMQLIGDEFARLFADAGVTKIVTIEASGIAPAVMTGLKLGVPVIFARKHQSLTLTENLLTASVYSFTKQTENTVAISPRHLSSSDRVLVMDDFLANGKASQALISIIKQAGATVVGLGIVIEKSFQGGRAELDRQGYRVESLARVKSLEGGVVSFIE; encoded by the coding sequence GTGGAAGCACTGCATCAGAAGATTCGCGAAGAAGGCATCGTGCTTTCCGACCAGGTTCTCAAAGTCGATGCGTTTCTCAACCATCAGATCGACCCGGCGCTGATGCAGCTGATCGGTGACGAGTTCGCCCGCTTGTTCGCCGATGCCGGCGTGACCAAGATCGTCACCATCGAGGCGTCGGGCATCGCGCCTGCGGTGATGACCGGGTTGAAGCTGGGCGTGCCGGTGATCTTCGCGCGCAAGCACCAGTCGCTGACCCTCACCGAAAACCTGCTGACGGCTTCTGTGTATTCGTTCACCAAGCAGACCGAGAACACCGTGGCCATTTCGCCGCGCCACCTGAGCAGCAGCGATCGGGTGCTGGTGATGGATGACTTCCTGGCCAACGGCAAGGCGTCCCAGGCGCTGATATCGATCATCAAGCAGGCCGGGGCGACCGTGGTAGGCCTGGGGATCGTGATCGAGAAATCGTTCCAGGGCGGGCGCGCTGAGCTGGATCGCCAAGGCTATCGCGTGGAGTCGCTGGCGCGAGTGAAATCGCTGGAAGGCGGTGTGGTCAGCTTCATCGAGTGA